A section of the Castanea sativa cultivar Marrone di Chiusa Pesio chromosome 12, ASM4071231v1 genome encodes:
- the LOC142619390 gene encoding uncharacterized protein LOC142619390, with product MRSYTKTMASKKFITWGLLFVLMFLLASEAASRKVLVTSELGNSRLKFPVHPSAPTAAIIYGVGYGNKQPRESSTLEGNKGRGPVPPAGPNPGAHIPKKPPVSRT from the exons ATGCGTTCATATACCAAAACGATGGCCTCTAAGAAGTTCATCACTTGGGGGCTTCTCTTCGTTTTGATGTTTCTGTTGGCCTCAGAAGCGGCATCCAGGAAAGTACTTGTGACTTCCGAGCTTGGCAATTCAA GGCTGAAATTTCCGGTGCATCCATCAGCACCAACAGCCGCGATCATTTATGGGGTAGGTTATGGTAATAAGCAACCCAGAGAGTCATCAACTCTAG aGGGGAACAAAGGTAGAGGCCCGGTACCTCCGGCAGGACCAAATCCTGGTGCCCATATACCCAAAAAGCCTCCGGTTAGTCGAACTTAA